In a genomic window of [Empedobacter] haloabium:
- a CDS encoding 16S rRNA (uracil(1498)-N(3))-methyltransferase, which yields MPRFYIAQPLAAGQLVDLPPAVAHHINVVRLEPGAAITLFNGEGGQYPAVLRDVGKKRATAELQAFDPREAELPFPVTLAQALPEGSKMDWIIEKAVELGVTAVQPLAARRCVVRLSAERAEKKLEHWQGVIEAAAEQSGRNRLPRLAPPLELRDWLAQPADGQRILLSPRASTSLAQWTRAQPAQPVTLLVGPEGGFTDEEEALAMQHGALALSAGPRVLRTETAALAVLAVLAAAWGGM from the coding sequence ATGCCCCGTTTTTATATCGCCCAGCCGCTGGCCGCCGGCCAGCTGGTCGACCTGCCGCCCGCCGTGGCCCACCATATCAATGTCGTGCGCCTGGAGCCGGGCGCGGCCATTACCCTGTTCAATGGTGAAGGCGGGCAATATCCGGCTGTGTTGCGCGACGTGGGCAAGAAGCGCGCGACGGCCGAGCTGCAGGCGTTCGACCCGCGCGAAGCGGAACTGCCCTTCCCCGTGACGTTGGCACAGGCGCTGCCGGAAGGCAGCAAGATGGACTGGATCATCGAAAAGGCTGTCGAACTGGGCGTGACGGCCGTGCAGCCACTGGCGGCGCGGCGCTGCGTGGTGCGCCTGTCGGCCGAACGGGCCGAAAAAAAGCTGGAGCACTGGCAAGGCGTGATCGAGGCGGCCGCCGAGCAGAGTGGACGCAACCGCCTGCCACGGCTGGCGCCGCCGCTGGAATTGCGCGACTGGCTGGCGCAACCGGCCGATGGCCAGCGCATCCTGTTGAGCCCGCGCGCAAGCACGTCGCTGGCCCAATGGACGCGGGCGCAGCCGGCGCAGCCCGTCACCTTGCTGGTGGGGCCGGAAGGCGGTTTCACGGATGAGGAAGAAGCGCTGGCCATGCAGCACGGGGCGCTCGCGCTGTCGGCCGGGCCGCGCGTGCTGCGCACGGAAACGGCGGCGCTGGCGGTACTGGCGGTCTTGGCAGCGGCCTGGGGCGGGATGTAG
- the gap gene encoding type I glyceraldehyde-3-phosphate dehydrogenase translates to MTIKVAINGYGRIGRNVLRAFYEGGKKQDIQIVAINDLGNAQSNAHLTRYDTAHGKFPGTVEVEGDNMIVNGDKIRVFAQRNPAEIPWGELGVDVVLECTGFFTTKEKASAHLKGGAKKVIISAPGGKDVDATIVYGVNHDVLKASDTVISNASCTTNCLAPLVKPLNDAIGLETGLMTTVHAYTNDQVLTDVMHEDLRRARSATQSMIPTKTGAAAAVGLVLPELNGKLDGYAIRVPTINVSIVDLSFIAKRDTTVDEVNQLMKQASEGALKGILTYNTEPLVSVDFNHNPASSNFDATLTKVSGRLVKVSSWYDNEWGFSNRMLDTTVALMNAK, encoded by the coding sequence ATGACGATCAAGGTAGCAATCAACGGTTATGGCCGTATCGGCCGCAATGTCCTGCGCGCTTTCTACGAAGGCGGCAAGAAGCAGGACATCCAGATCGTGGCCATCAACGACCTGGGCAACGCGCAATCGAACGCGCACCTGACCCGCTACGACACGGCGCACGGCAAGTTCCCGGGCACCGTCGAAGTCGAAGGCGACAACATGATCGTGAACGGCGACAAGATCCGCGTGTTCGCGCAGCGTAACCCGGCCGAAATCCCATGGGGCGAGCTGGGCGTGGACGTGGTGCTGGAGTGCACCGGCTTCTTCACCACGAAGGAAAAGGCCTCCGCGCACCTGAAGGGCGGCGCCAAGAAAGTCATCATCTCCGCGCCGGGCGGCAAGGACGTCGACGCGACGATCGTCTACGGCGTCAACCACGACGTGCTGAAAGCTTCCGACACCGTCATCTCGAACGCCTCCTGCACCACCAACTGCCTGGCCCCGCTGGTCAAGCCGCTGAACGACGCCATCGGCCTGGAAACCGGCCTGATGACGACCGTGCACGCTTACACCAACGACCAGGTGCTGACCGACGTGATGCACGAAGACCTGCGCCGCGCCCGTTCGGCCACGCAGTCGATGATCCCGACCAAGACCGGCGCCGCCGCCGCCGTTGGCCTGGTGCTGCCGGAACTGAACGGCAAGCTGGACGGCTACGCCATCCGCGTGCCGACCATCAACGTGTCGATCGTCGACCTGTCGTTCATCGCCAAGCGCGACACGACTGTCGATGAAGTGAACCAGCTGATGAAGCAGGCTTCGGAAGGCGCGCTGAAAGGCATCCTGACGTACAACACCGAGCCGCTGGTATCGGTCGACTTCAACCACAACCCGGCCTCGTCGAACTTCGACGCGACCCTGACGAAAGTCTCGGGCCGCCTGGTCAAGGTGTCGTCGTGGTACGACAACGAGTGGGGCTTCAGCAACCGCATGCTGGACACCACCGTGGCGCTGATGAACGCCAAGTAA
- the tkt gene encoding transketolase, with protein sequence MKSTLPHTQMANAIRALAMDAVQKANSGHPGMPMGMAEIAVALWSGHHRHNPANPKWVNRDRFLLSNGHGSMLHYALLHLSGYDVSMDDLRNFRQLHSKTPGHPEVDITPGIETTTGPLGQGIANAVGMALAEYLLASEFNKPGHDVIDHYTYAFVGDGCLMEGISHEVCSLAGTLGLNKLIALYDDNGISIDGKVEGWFTDDTPKRFESYGWNVIANVDGHDVAAVHAAIEAAKKADKPTLICCKTIIGKGSPNLQGGDKVHGAALGDKEIAAVREYISWGHEPFLIPDEVSTAWNFKDQGAAFETEWNSKFDAYAAAYPKEAAELKRRMNGELPGNFEQTLQAAIAACVEKKETIATRKASQNAIQALAPILPEFLGGSADLTSSNLTNWKESVAVRSGKPGNHINYGVREFGMSAIMNGVALHGGYIPFGATFLTFSDYSRNALRMAALMKQRSIFVFTHDSIGLGEDGPTHQSVEHVSSLRLIPNLDNWRPADTVESMVAWGEAVKRKNGPSTLIFSRQNLPYQERTEQAIADIAKGGYILADAADAKAVIIATGSEVELAMNAAATLKNEGIAVRVVSMPSTDVFDRQDAAYKASVLGKGLPRVAVEAGVSDFWYKYVGLEGAVVGIDTFGESAPASVLFKHFGFTVENVVAKVKSVIAA encoded by the coding sequence ATGAAATCTACGCTTCCCCACACCCAGATGGCCAACGCAATCCGTGCGCTGGCGATGGACGCTGTCCAGAAGGCCAACTCCGGCCACCCCGGCATGCCGATGGGCATGGCCGAGATCGCCGTCGCCCTCTGGAGCGGCCATCACCGCCACAATCCGGCCAATCCGAAGTGGGTCAACCGCGACCGTTTCCTGCTCTCCAACGGCCACGGTTCGATGCTGCACTATGCGCTGCTGCACCTGTCCGGCTACGACGTGTCGATGGACGACCTGCGCAACTTCCGCCAGCTGCACTCGAAAACGCCAGGCCACCCGGAAGTGGACATCACGCCGGGCATCGAGACGACCACCGGCCCGCTGGGCCAGGGCATCGCCAACGCCGTCGGCATGGCGCTGGCCGAGTACCTGCTGGCATCCGAGTTCAACAAGCCGGGCCATGACGTCATCGACCACTACACCTACGCCTTCGTCGGCGACGGCTGCCTGATGGAAGGCATCTCGCACGAGGTCTGCTCGCTGGCCGGCACGCTGGGCCTGAACAAGCTGATCGCCCTGTACGACGACAACGGCATCTCGATCGACGGCAAGGTGGAGGGCTGGTTCACGGACGACACGCCGAAGCGCTTCGAATCCTACGGCTGGAACGTGATCGCCAACGTGGACGGCCATGACGTGGCCGCGGTGCACGCCGCCATCGAGGCCGCCAAGAAGGCCGACAAGCCGACCCTGATCTGCTGCAAGACCATCATCGGCAAGGGCTCGCCCAACCTGCAAGGTGGCGACAAGGTGCACGGCGCCGCGCTGGGCGACAAGGAAATCGCCGCCGTGCGCGAGTACATCAGCTGGGGCCACGAGCCGTTCCTGATCCCGGACGAAGTGTCGACCGCCTGGAACTTCAAGGACCAGGGCGCCGCCTTCGAGACCGAATGGAACAGCAAGTTCGACGCCTACGCCGCCGCCTATCCGAAGGAAGCCGCGGAGCTGAAGCGCCGCATGAACGGCGAACTGCCGGGCAACTTCGAGCAAACCCTGCAGGCCGCCATCGCCGCCTGCGTGGAGAAGAAGGAAACCATCGCCACCCGCAAGGCGTCGCAGAACGCGATCCAGGCGCTGGCCCCGATCCTGCCGGAATTCCTGGGCGGCTCGGCCGACCTGACCAGCTCGAACCTGACCAACTGGAAAGAGTCGGTCGCCGTGCGTTCGGGTAAGCCAGGCAACCACATCAACTATGGCGTGCGCGAGTTCGGCATGAGCGCCATCATGAACGGCGTCGCCCTGCACGGCGGCTACATCCCGTTCGGCGCCACGTTCCTGACGTTCTCCGACTACTCGCGCAACGCGCTGCGCATGGCCGCGCTGATGAAGCAGCGCTCGATCTTCGTGTTCACGCACGACTCGATCGGCCTGGGCGAAGACGGCCCGACCCACCAGTCCGTCGAGCACGTCTCGTCGCTGCGCCTGATCCCGAACCTGGACAACTGGCGTCCGGCCGACACCGTCGAGTCGATGGTGGCGTGGGGCGAGGCGGTCAAGCGCAAGAACGGTCCGTCCACGCTGATCTTCTCGCGCCAGAACCTGCCGTACCAGGAGCGCACCGAGCAGGCCATCGCCGACATCGCCAAGGGCGGCTACATCCTGGCGGACGCGGCCGATGCGAAAGCCGTCATCATCGCCACCGGTTCCGAAGTGGAGCTGGCCATGAACGCCGCCGCGACCTTGAAGAACGAAGGCATCGCGGTGCGCGTCGTGTCGATGCCGTCCACCGACGTGTTCGACCGCCAGGACGCCGCCTACAAGGCCAGCGTGCTGGGCAAGGGCCTGCCGCGCGTGGCGGTGGAAGCCGGCGTGTCCGACTTCTGGTACAAGTACGTCGGCCTGGAAGGCGCCGTGGTCGGTATCGACACCTTCGGCGAATCCGCCCCGGCCAGCGTGCTGTTCAAGCACTTCGGCTTCACGGTGGAGAACGTGGTCGCCAAGGTGAAATCTGTCATTGCTGCATAA
- a CDS encoding TonB-dependent receptor — MREKVISRAVRLIGLGSAVFSMQVGAQTATEAPMQTVQVTGSRIASPGAESPSPLQVLSSADIAASGATNLQELLSKNPTLGTPTVSRTNSNFSTSSAGVSTVNLRNLDTSRTLVLLNGRRFVSGIPGDSAVDLNVIPTDFIERVELLTGGASATYGSDAVAGVVNIITKRNFSGLVLDVQGGQSTKHDDTKKKFSATWGTSNADATSNIMVHFGYSKQGAVYSKDRAASAIDQTSAGDPEDLFRVTRPFYSSYAPQGRFFDDNGSFTYDRNGTVIPWNTNGTNGQAATGFNRSEFRSIAVPTDRYLLATTGTMNLNDNHSVFFEGNYASTRVTTMLEPFALGSDDIYKGDTGGQVPAELLINGVLRRNPLVPDRLFDNISDTNGDGLRDYFFTRRLAEVGNRGSKANRDTFRLATGLKGNFNLLREWNYETYIAYGQTKESQSSNGQVNVLNFRHALEAITDIDDLNQNNNRTETICADATARALGCVPINVFGYGSITPEALKYVNAPGSLETKVTQKLAGGSISGEVYDLPAGAVGVAVGFEWRGEESSSEADALTQAGLNAGNALPPTYGKFNVKELFGEVRIPVLKDKPFVKELNLSSAFRRGKYSTVGYATSWNAAAEWSPIADVRFRATRALSTRAPNINELFQPAQQTFPSDIVDPCEGITATGGGARGDACRAAPGVAANIAENGAFTLSQSDLQGISGYDRGNPNLREEKGWSTTIGVVWTPRSIAALKNITFTLDYFDIKIDDAIVFMPRQYALENCYGGDGSLCNVITRRPAAMGPNSAGSLEYIDSLVSNTGSKATEGVDVTASWAGAVGPGRLSARLAWTWLREGYDTPTPGAARDYWAGEIAQSPKNKASINLAYKWGPFSIATATTYIGKSYLDDQFLAQLDLPRNAVGVGSRTYQDFQLTYELRKKWEVYFGMDNAFNTKAPPIVTGLPGNTTGAETEAGAYDPIGRRYYLGLRATL; from the coding sequence ATGAGAGAAAAAGTCATTTCGCGCGCCGTGCGACTGATCGGGCTCGGCAGTGCAGTGTTCAGCATGCAGGTAGGGGCGCAGACCGCCACCGAGGCACCGATGCAGACGGTGCAGGTCACGGGTTCGCGCATCGCGTCGCCCGGCGCCGAGTCGCCGTCTCCGCTGCAAGTGCTGTCGTCGGCCGACATCGCCGCCTCCGGCGCGACGAATCTGCAGGAACTGCTGTCGAAGAACCCGACGCTGGGCACGCCCACCGTCAGCCGCACGAACTCGAACTTTTCCACGTCCAGCGCAGGTGTTTCGACCGTCAACCTGCGCAACCTGGACACCTCGCGCACCCTGGTGCTGCTGAACGGCCGCCGCTTCGTCTCCGGCATTCCGGGTGACTCGGCCGTCGACCTGAACGTGATCCCGACCGACTTCATCGAGCGGGTCGAACTGCTGACCGGCGGCGCTTCCGCCACGTACGGCTCGGACGCCGTGGCCGGTGTCGTCAACATCATCACCAAGCGCAATTTCTCCGGCCTGGTCCTGGACGTGCAAGGCGGCCAGAGCACGAAGCACGACGACACCAAGAAGAAATTTTCCGCCACCTGGGGCACCAGCAACGCGGACGCCACCAGCAACATCATGGTGCACTTCGGCTACTCCAAACAGGGAGCCGTGTATTCGAAAGACCGCGCAGCCTCGGCCATCGACCAGACCTCGGCAGGCGACCCGGAAGATCTGTTCCGCGTGACCCGCCCCTTCTACTCGAGCTATGCGCCGCAGGGCCGCTTCTTCGACGACAACGGCAGCTTCACCTACGATCGCAACGGCACGGTCATCCCGTGGAACACCAACGGCACCAACGGCCAGGCCGCGACGGGCTTCAACCGCTCCGAATTCCGCTCGATCGCCGTGCCGACCGACCGCTACCTGCTGGCCACCACGGGCACGATGAACCTGAACGACAACCACTCGGTGTTCTTCGAAGGCAATTACGCATCGACCCGCGTGACGACGATGCTGGAACCGTTCGCCCTCGGCTCGGACGACATCTACAAGGGCGACACCGGTGGCCAGGTTCCGGCCGAACTGCTGATCAACGGCGTATTGCGGCGCAATCCGCTGGTACCGGATCGCCTGTTCGACAACATCAGCGATACCAACGGCGATGGGCTGCGCGACTATTTCTTCACGCGTCGCCTGGCCGAGGTCGGCAACCGCGGCAGCAAGGCCAACCGCGATACGTTCCGCCTCGCCACCGGCCTGAAGGGCAACTTCAATCTGCTGCGCGAGTGGAACTATGAGACCTATATCGCCTACGGCCAGACCAAGGAATCGCAAAGCTCGAACGGCCAGGTCAACGTGCTGAACTTCCGCCACGCCCTGGAAGCCATCACCGACATCGACGACCTGAACCAGAACAACAACCGCACGGAAACGATCTGCGCCGACGCGACCGCGCGCGCGCTCGGCTGCGTGCCGATCAATGTGTTCGGCTATGGCAGCATCACCCCGGAAGCGCTGAAGTATGTGAATGCGCCTGGCAGCCTGGAAACCAAGGTTACGCAGAAACTGGCGGGCGGCTCCATCAGCGGCGAGGTCTATGACCTGCCGGCGGGTGCGGTCGGTGTCGCGGTGGGCTTCGAATGGCGCGGCGAGGAATCGTCCAGCGAAGCCGATGCGCTGACGCAGGCCGGCCTGAACGCCGGCAACGCGCTGCCGCCGACGTATGGCAAGTTCAACGTGAAGGAGCTGTTCGGCGAGGTGCGGATTCCGGTCCTGAAGGACAAGCCGTTCGTCAAGGAACTCAACCTGTCCAGCGCTTTCCGTCGCGGTAAGTATTCGACTGTGGGCTACGCGACGAGCTGGAACGCGGCCGCCGAGTGGTCGCCGATTGCCGACGTGCGCTTCCGCGCGACGCGCGCCCTGTCCACGCGCGCGCCGAACATCAACGAACTGTTCCAGCCCGCCCAGCAGACTTTCCCGTCCGATATCGTGGACCCATGCGAGGGCATCACGGCCACCGGCGGTGGCGCCCGCGGCGACGCGTGCCGCGCCGCGCCTGGCGTGGCCGCCAATATCGCCGAGAACGGCGCGTTCACGCTGTCGCAGTCCGATCTCCAGGGCATCAGTGGCTACGACCGCGGCAACCCGAACCTGCGCGAGGAAAAAGGCTGGTCGACGACCATTGGCGTCGTGTGGACGCCGCGCTCGATCGCAGCGCTGAAGAACATCACCTTCACGCTGGACTACTTCGACATCAAGATCGACGACGCGATCGTGTTCATGCCACGCCAGTACGCGCTGGAAAACTGCTACGGCGGCGACGGTTCGCTGTGCAATGTGATCACCCGCCGGCCGGCCGCGATGGGACCGAACAGCGCCGGTTCGCTGGAATACATCGACTCCCTGGTCAGCAATACCGGCAGCAAGGCGACCGAGGGCGTCGACGTGACGGCATCGTGGGCTGGCGCGGTCGGCCCAGGTCGGCTCAGTGCCCGCCTGGCATGGACCTGGCTGCGCGAAGGCTACGACACCCCGACCCCGGGCGCCGCGCGCGACTACTGGGCTGGCGAAATCGCACAGAGCCCGAAAAACAAGGCCTCGATCAACCTCGCTTACAAATGGGGCCCGTTCAGCATCGCCACCGCCACCACCTATATCGGCAAGTCCTACCTGGACGATCAGTTCCTGGCCCAGCTGGACCTGCCGCGCAATGCGGTCGGCGTCGGCTCGCGCACCTACCAGGACTTCCAGCTCACGTACGAACTGCGCAAGAAATGGGAAGTGTATTTCGGCATGGACAACGCCTTCAATACGAAGGCGCCACCGATCGTAACGGGCCTGCCGGGCAATACCACCGGCGCCGAGACGGAAGCCGGCGCCTACGATCCGATCGGCCGGCGCTACTACCTGGGGCTGCGCGCCACGTTGTAA
- a CDS encoding TonB-dependent receptor, translating into MMKETTLAQSVRLICSAGALGASLMAVPAFAQQADAPMQRVEITGSAIKRIDAETAVPVTVMKMSDLKAEGISTVEQVLSTVAAMQATQGTSQVVGLSTGGASFANMRGLGANKTLVLLNGRRLANNAFDSSAPDLNMIPFAAIERVEVLRDGASALYGSDAVGGVINFITKRDFTGGVVSVGGDSPEHKGGTGLNSSIAYGYGDVDKDGWNFYAMGDFQKQRAIGGTERDFNRRFAGGLSSSTFPANYYQDGDVGNPAAPNCTSSPNLVSNGTGCKMTTSSFVDYVPRSERATGLFKGTIKLPNNHELSLEYLHSRSKVESQIAPVPYGGLIMNPRLANGALNPYYPGNGNFTPNIPLDPNFGAGDLPPGAQPGYINVMWRDLPNGVRADENINRQQRFVAELSGNIAGWDYRTGLSWGENKVKVNLRGYSDGDKITQGVLDGIINPFGEQSAASMALLMGAALDGNIQNAKGTTKTFDLNASRELSDWLGAGRNAALAIGGQASREEFLSAANTPYAEKVVASTGIDPNTHNEGSRTVYAAYAELNVPIVKTLDVTAAVRYDKYSDFGNSTNPKVSFRWQPSTTTMVRGSYSTGFRAPSLYEINAANTYTNTSTLNDPVNCPNGEPAPGKSRATNCDMQFQKLQGGNRSLNPEESKNATLGIVYEGVKDLTLTADVWAIELEHQIANMAEPDAFGDPVKYASLFHRNAAGNLSIDGSQCPGVNCGYVDLRTQNLGGIKTNGIDLGAQYRLRTTAYGTYNFSLNSTWVHQYKYQNTEGGEWHQNVGIYSGSAPVFRWQNTASLRWNMKELSAGVTGHFKSGYLDQENDYVENHRVASYTTFDSYVSYTQPKGVALTFGIRNMFDRTPPLSYQETTFQAGFDPRFTDVTGRTFYVRASYSF; encoded by the coding sequence ATGATGAAAGAAACCACCCTGGCGCAATCCGTCAGGTTGATCTGCTCGGCCGGCGCCCTGGGCGCCTCGCTGATGGCGGTCCCCGCCTTCGCACAACAGGCCGATGCGCCGATGCAGCGCGTCGAGATCACCGGTTCCGCGATCAAGCGGATCGATGCCGAAACCGCCGTACCCGTGACCGTGATGAAGATGTCGGACCTGAAGGCCGAAGGCATCAGCACGGTCGAGCAGGTACTGTCGACCGTGGCCGCCATGCAGGCGACCCAGGGCACGAGCCAGGTGGTGGGCCTGTCCACCGGCGGCGCATCGTTCGCCAACATGCGCGGCCTGGGCGCCAACAAGACGCTGGTCCTGCTGAACGGCCGCCGCCTGGCGAACAACGCGTTCGACAGCTCCGCGCCCGACCTGAACATGATCCCGTTCGCAGCCATCGAGCGCGTCGAGGTGCTGCGTGACGGCGCTTCCGCGCTGTACGGCTCGGACGCCGTCGGCGGCGTCATCAACTTCATCACCAAGCGTGACTTCACCGGCGGCGTCGTCAGCGTCGGTGGCGATTCGCCCGAACATAAAGGCGGCACCGGCCTGAACAGCAGCATCGCCTATGGCTACGGCGACGTCGACAAGGACGGCTGGAACTTCTACGCGATGGGCGACTTCCAGAAGCAGCGCGCCATCGGCGGTACCGAGCGCGACTTCAACCGCCGCTTTGCCGGCGGCCTGTCCAGCAGCACGTTCCCGGCCAACTACTACCAGGACGGCGACGTCGGCAACCCGGCAGCGCCGAACTGCACGAGCTCGCCGAACCTGGTGTCGAACGGCACCGGCTGCAAGATGACCACGTCGAGCTTCGTCGACTACGTGCCGCGCTCCGAGCGTGCCACCGGCCTGTTCAAGGGCACGATCAAGCTGCCGAACAACCATGAGCTGAGCCTGGAATACCTGCACAGCCGCAGCAAGGTGGAAAGCCAGATCGCACCGGTGCCATACGGCGGCCTGATCATGAACCCGCGCCTGGCGAATGGCGCCCTGAACCCGTACTACCCGGGCAACGGCAACTTCACGCCGAACATCCCGCTGGATCCGAACTTCGGCGCCGGCGACCTGCCTCCAGGCGCGCAACCGGGCTACATCAACGTCATGTGGCGCGACCTGCCGAACGGCGTGCGCGCGGACGAGAACATCAACCGCCAGCAGCGTTTCGTGGCTGAACTGTCCGGCAACATCGCCGGCTGGGACTACCGTACCGGCCTGTCGTGGGGCGAAAACAAGGTCAAGGTCAACCTGCGCGGCTACAGCGACGGCGACAAGATCACCCAGGGCGTCCTGGACGGCATCATCAATCCGTTCGGCGAACAAAGCGCGGCCAGCATGGCGCTGCTGATGGGCGCGGCACTGGACGGCAACATCCAGAACGCCAAGGGCACCACCAAGACCTTCGACCTGAACGCCAGCCGCGAGCTGAGCGACTGGCTGGGCGCAGGCCGCAACGCGGCACTGGCCATCGGTGGCCAGGCAAGCCGTGAGGAATTCCTGTCGGCCGCCAACACCCCATACGCCGAGAAGGTCGTGGCCAGCACCGGTATCGACCCGAACACGCACAACGAAGGCTCGCGCACCGTGTACGCCGCGTATGCCGAGTTGAACGTGCCGATCGTGAAGACGCTGGACGTGACCGCCGCCGTGCGTTACGACAAGTACAGCGACTTCGGCAATTCGACCAACCCGAAAGTCAGCTTCCGCTGGCAGCCGAGCACCACGACGATGGTGCGCGGTTCCTACTCGACGGGCTTCCGCGCGCCGTCGCTGTACGAGATCAACGCCGCCAACACGTACACCAACACGTCGACGCTGAACGATCCGGTCAACTGCCCGAACGGCGAGCCGGCACCGGGCAAGAGCCGGGCAACGAACTGCGACATGCAGTTCCAGAAGCTGCAGGGCGGTAACCGCAGCCTGAATCCGGAAGAGTCGAAGAACGCCACGCTGGGCATCGTCTACGAAGGCGTGAAGGACCTGACCCTGACGGCGGACGTGTGGGCGATCGAGCTGGAGCACCAGATCGCGAACATGGCCGAACCCGACGCGTTCGGCGATCCGGTCAAGTACGCATCGCTGTTCCACCGCAATGCGGCCGGCAACCTGTCGATCGACGGTTCCCAGTGCCCTGGCGTAAACTGCGGCTACGTCGACCTGCGCACCCAGAACCTGGGCGGCATCAAGACCAACGGTATCGACCTGGGCGCGCAATACCGCCTGCGCACGACGGCCTACGGCACGTACAACTTCTCGCTGAACAGCACCTGGGTACATCAGTACAAGTACCAGAACACCGAAGGCGGCGAGTGGCACCAGAACGTGGGCATCTACTCCGGCTCGGCACCGGTGTTCCGTTGGCAGAACACCGCCAGCCTGCGCTGGAACATGAAGGAGCTGAGCGCCGGCGTGACGGGTCACTTCAAGTCGGGCTACCTGGACCAGGAAAACGACTATGTCGAGAACCATCGCGTCGCCTCGTACACGACGTTCGACAGCTACGTGTCGTACACGCAGCCGAAGGGCGTCGCCCTGACGTTCGGCATCCGCAACATGTTCGACCGCACGCCTCCGCTGTCGTACCAGGAAACCACGTTCCAGGCCGGCTTCGACCCGCGCTTCACGGACGTGACGGGCCGCACCTTCTACGTGCGCGCTTCGTACAGCTTCTAA